One part of the Moraxella sp. FZFQ2102 genome encodes these proteins:
- a CDS encoding CvpA family protein encodes MNGLDIAISLVVFVGLWRGFSAGAIKTLASMVSWLLALILASKFADDFAIFFTSVIDNPILQIALAFVSIMVAVVVIVGMVAGVIAKSLKVLKLGFIDRMAGALLGAMTGVLKVLIVLSVAAPLLAKTTLWQNSVLSPALLPYAPVAKTLLQEAFGETYKQLENPYQNQ; translated from the coding sequence ATGAACGGATTGGATATTGCCATTAGTCTTGTGGTCTTTGTCGGATTGTGGCGTGGCTTTAGTGCAGGCGCGATTAAGACTTTGGCATCTATGGTGTCGTGGCTTTTGGCGCTGATTTTGGCATCGAAATTTGCCGATGATTTTGCGATCTTTTTTACCAGTGTCATTGATAATCCAATTTTACAAATTGCTTTGGCTTTTGTGTCTATCATGGTGGCGGTGGTCGTCATCGTCGGCATGGTGGCAGGCGTGATTGCCAAAAGCCTAAAAGTGCTTAAGCTTGGCTTTATCGATCGTATGGCAGGTGCGCTATTGGGTGCGATGACTGGCGTGCTAAAGGTGCTGATTGTACTAAGTGTCGCCGCGCCGCTACTTGCTAAGACCACACTGTGGCAAAATTCGGTACTCTCGCCTGCACTATTACCTTATGCACCCGTGGCAAAAACCTTATTACAAGAAGCTTTCGGCGAGACTTATAAACAGCTTGAAAACCCTTATCAAAATCAATAA
- the purF gene encoding amidophosphoribosyltransferase, translating to MCGVIGIMAHEPVNQMLYDGLTMLQHRGQDAAGIVTLKDNRLYLRKDNGMVRDVFMNKHMVRLVGNCGIGHVRYPTAGTSSTAEAQPLYVNSPYGIALAHNGNLTNADKLARELYEEDRRHLNTQSDSEVLLNIFAHELQKFTKTSLEPSDIFEALKKVYKRCDGAYGVVALITGHGMVAFRDPNGIRPLIYGRRLTEKGVEYMVASESVALQALGFEVIRDVAPGEAIFIDLNHSIHTHQCVEIKEGQYTPCIFEYVYFARPDSIIDNISVHKARMRMGEKLAEQILREWGEDHGIDVVIPIPDTSRNSALELAHHLNVKYREGFNKNRYIGRTFIMPGQQQRKKSVRQKLNAVSLEFKNKNVLLVDDSIVRGTTCHEIIQMARDAGAKNVFFASAAPPVMYPNVYGIDMPVRSELISSGRSVEEVREIIGADRLIFQDLDDLIEAVNDTKHSRVHGFDCSVFDGKYIAGKIDEAYLTELQNKRNDAAKDKGVSLVDTPVDMTGVSAV from the coding sequence ATGTGTGGCGTAATCGGTATCATGGCGCATGAACCTGTCAATCAAATGCTGTATGATGGTCTAACCATGCTTCAGCACCGCGGTCAGGATGCGGCAGGCATTGTCACCCTAAAAGACAATCGCCTATACCTGCGTAAAGACAATGGCATGGTGCGTGATGTGTTTATGAATAAGCACATGGTGCGCTTGGTGGGTAATTGCGGCATCGGTCATGTGCGCTATCCGACAGCAGGCACATCCAGCACTGCTGAAGCGCAGCCTTTGTATGTCAACTCGCCATATGGCATCGCTTTGGCGCATAATGGCAACTTGACCAATGCCGATAAGCTTGCGCGCGAGCTGTACGAAGAAGACCGTCGCCATCTGAATACTCAGTCTGACTCTGAAGTATTACTCAATATTTTTGCCCATGAATTGCAAAAATTCACCAAGACTTCACTTGAGCCGAGTGATATTTTTGAAGCGCTAAAAAAAGTCTATAAACGCTGCGATGGCGCATATGGTGTGGTGGCATTGATCACGGGTCATGGCATGGTGGCGTTTCGCGATCCTAATGGCATTCGTCCGTTGATTTATGGCCGCCGTTTGACCGAAAAAGGTGTCGAGTACATGGTGGCTTCAGAGTCAGTGGCGCTACAGGCTCTAGGCTTTGAAGTCATTCGCGATGTTGCACCAGGTGAAGCGATTTTTATTGATTTAAATCACAGCATCCACACGCATCAGTGCGTCGAGATCAAAGAAGGTCAGTACACGCCTTGTATCTTTGAATATGTGTATTTTGCGCGTCCTGATTCGATCATTGATAATATCTCAGTGCATAAGGCGCGTATGCGTATGGGCGAGAAATTGGCAGAGCAGATTTTGCGTGAATGGGGTGAAGATCACGGCATCGATGTGGTGATTCCGATTCCTGATACTTCGCGTAATTCTGCGCTTGAGCTTGCGCATCATTTGAATGTCAAATACCGCGAAGGCTTTAACAAAAACCGCTACATCGGCCGCACCTTTATTATGCCAGGTCAGCAGCAGCGCAAAAAAAGCGTACGCCAAAAGCTGAACGCCGTATCGCTAGAATTTAAAAACAAAAATGTCCTACTGGTTGATGACTCGATTGTTCGCGGTACGACTTGTCATGAGATCATTCAGATGGCACGCGATGCAGGTGCGAAGAATGTCTTTTTTGCATCAGCTGCACCCCCTGTGATGTATCCGAATGTCTATGGCATCGATATGCCAGTGCGCAGTGAGCTGATTTCATCGGGTCGCAGTGTCGAAGAAGTGCGCGAGATTATCGGTGCTGATCGCTTGATTTTCCAAGATCTTGATGATCTGATCGAAGCAGTGAATGATACCAAGCACAGCCGCGTGCATGGTTTTGACTGCTCGGTATTTGATGGTAAATACATCGCAGGTAAGATCGACGAAGCGTATCTGACCGAGCTACAGAACAAGCGCAACGATGCTGCCAAAGACAAGGGCGTATCACTGGTCGATACCCCTGTGGATATGACAGGCGTCTCAGCGGTCTAA
- the gpmI gene encoding 2,3-bisphosphoglycerate-independent phosphoglycerate mutase, whose translation MTQNKKIPHVLMILDGVGHREDPRDNAVLAANTPNLDQLTATCPNGLISGSGMDVGLPDGQFGNSEVGHMNLGAGRILFQDSTRIMNDIDSGEFFKNPTLTAAVQATLDNEGAVHILGLLSDGGVHAHIDHIKAMAKLALSQGAMQVFVHAFLDGRDTPPQSAEGYVADLENYFEQINAEFDGDAKIASVIGRFYAMDRDKRWDRVEACFELLTEGKSVRTASSALEAIELAYAEGETDEFVQATFIEEDGVVCDNDGVIFMNFRADRAREISLAFVDAEFDGFDRHIVPELSAFVMLTKYSDELENNPKTSIAYYPTSLANTLGEYLQNLGKTQLRIAETEKYAHVTFFFSGGREELYDGEDRILVNSPDVKTYDLKPEMSAFEVTEKLNAAIDSGKYDVLIVNFANGDMVGHSGVFDAAVKAVEAVDTCIGEVVKHVRAANGHLLITADHGNCEQMQDYESGQVHTQHTTELVPFIYVGDKDVSVRDGGKLCDVSPTILHLMGIDKPSEMTGESLLV comes from the coding sequence ATGACCCAAAATAAAAAAATCCCCCATGTACTGATGATTCTAGACGGTGTTGGTCATCGCGAAGATCCACGAGATAATGCGGTGCTTGCAGCGAATACACCGAATTTGGATCAGCTTACCGCCACTTGTCCTAATGGTCTGATTTCAGGCTCGGGCATGGATGTGGGCTTGCCTGATGGTCAATTTGGCAACTCTGAAGTCGGTCATATGAACCTTGGTGCAGGTCGCATTCTGTTCCAAGATTCGACGCGTATCATGAATGATATTGACTCGGGCGAATTTTTTAAAAATCCTACATTGACAGCAGCAGTACAAGCGACCTTGGATAATGAAGGTGCGGTGCATATCTTAGGCTTATTATCTGATGGCGGTGTACACGCACACATTGATCATATCAAGGCGATGGCAAAGCTTGCCCTAAGCCAAGGCGCGATGCAGGTCTTTGTCCATGCTTTCTTGGACGGTCGCGATACGCCGCCACAATCAGCAGAAGGTTATGTAGCTGATCTTGAAAATTATTTTGAACAAATCAATGCAGAATTTGATGGCGATGCCAAAATCGCAAGCGTCATTGGTCGTTTTTATGCGATGGATCGCGATAAGCGATGGGATCGTGTCGAAGCCTGCTTTGAGCTATTGACCGAAGGCAAATCAGTGCGCACGGCAAGCTCAGCCCTTGAAGCGATTGAGCTTGCTTATGCAGAAGGTGAGACTGATGAGTTCGTCCAAGCGACTTTCATCGAAGAAGATGGCGTGGTTTGTGATAATGACGGCGTGATTTTTATGAATTTCCGTGCTGACCGCGCGCGTGAGATTAGCCTTGCCTTTGTTGATGCTGAGTTTGATGGCTTTGATCGCCACATCGTGCCTGAGCTATCGGCATTTGTCATGCTGACCAAATACTCTGATGAGCTTGAAAACAACCCAAAAACCAGCATTGCGTATTATCCAACGAGTCTTGCCAATACTTTGGGCGAATATCTACAAAACCTTGGCAAGACACAGCTGCGCATCGCTGAGACCGAGAAATACGCCCATGTTACTTTCTTCTTTAGTGGCGGTCGCGAAGAGCTGTACGATGGCGAAGACCGCATTTTGGTCAATAGCCCTGATGTCAAGACCTATGACCTTAAGCCTGAGATGAGCGCGTTTGAAGTCACTGAGAAGCTCAATGCCGCCATCGATTCTGGCAAATATGATGTTTTGATTGTGAATTTCGCTAATGGCGACATGGTGGGGCATTCAGGCGTATTTGATGCGGCGGTCAAGGCGGTAGAAGCGGTGGATACTTGTATTGGTGAAGTTGTCAAGCATGTGCGCGCGGCAAATGGCCATCTGCTGATTACCGCTGACCACGGTAACTGCGAGCAAATGCAGGATTATGAAAGCGGACAAGTGCATACACAGCACACCACTGAGCTTGTGCCGTTCATCTATGTTGGCGATAAAGATGTCAGCGTGCGCGATGGTGGCAAGCTGTGTGATGTCTCACCGACCATTTTGCATTTGATGGGTATTGATAAGCCAAGCGAGATGACGGGCGAAAGCTTGCTTGTCTGA
- a CDS encoding S41 family peptidase → MPRVKMTHPLMAAMMCLGLMGGAVLYAHAADTPEVDTQAVVSTDAPESSADTPSLEVLETRPNPLYGIEGLHQGRVPLAAISPNTLKTFVQAIDMMRREYVEPVNDEVLMYHAINGMLSRIDRNAEYLDATAFANLQSFTSGNVASIGVEAVWQPADAHWVVTKVAADSPAKYEGIAVGDYLHQIGDVKLTQSHSENDVAQLLSGIAGTNVEITYSKAGRSKRTVILMRNQMQHSAIEVVMRDGIAVIKLPVFQNNTRQDILDHINKIGTPIHGVVLDLRNNPGGVLDAAVDVASLFMKKKVVTQVENRNGIERVLETQGSAIFENLPVIVLQNRYSASASEVLASALQNYDRSLVVGETSYGKGSVQSVIPIGNNQAIKLTTAHYLTPKGKKIDRVGVVPDVSFENTPDGSGVDWLQLALNLMQQGRLPAGEGLSFKQ, encoded by the coding sequence ATGCCAAGAGTTAAAATGACACATCCGCTGATGGCAGCGATGATGTGCCTTGGATTGATGGGTGGTGCGGTCTTATACGCGCACGCAGCTGATACACCAGAAGTGGATACACAAGCGGTGGTATCGACCGACGCGCCTGAAAGCTCAGCGGATACACCATCTTTAGAAGTGCTGGAGACACGCCCAAATCCTTTGTACGGTATCGAAGGCTTGCACCAAGGGCGCGTGCCACTTGCTGCCATCAGCCCAAATACACTCAAGACCTTCGTACAAGCGATCGACATGATGCGCCGCGAATATGTCGAGCCTGTCAATGATGAAGTGCTGATGTATCACGCGATTAACGGCATGCTAAGCCGCATTGATCGTAATGCTGAGTATCTGGACGCCACCGCCTTTGCCAATTTGCAATCATTCACCAGTGGCAATGTTGCAAGTATCGGCGTGGAAGCGGTGTGGCAGCCTGCTGATGCGCATTGGGTTGTGACTAAAGTCGCTGCCGATTCACCTGCCAAATATGAAGGCATCGCGGTTGGTGATTATCTGCATCAGATTGGTGATGTCAAGCTGACCCAAAGCCACAGCGAAAATGATGTCGCGCAACTTTTGAGTGGTATTGCAGGTACGAATGTTGAGATCACTTATTCTAAGGCGGGACGGTCTAAGCGCACGGTAATTTTGATGCGCAACCAAATGCAGCACAGTGCAATCGAAGTGGTGATGCGCGATGGTATCGCGGTGATCAAATTGCCTGTATTCCAAAATAACACACGCCAAGATATCCTTGATCATATCAATAAAATCGGCACACCGATTCATGGTGTGGTGCTGGATTTGCGTAACAATCCAGGTGGTGTTCTGGATGCGGCGGTCGATGTGGCGTCTTTATTCATGAAAAAGAAAGTCGTCACCCAAGTTGAGAACCGAAACGGTATCGAGCGCGTGCTTGAAACACAAGGCTCGGCAATATTTGAAAACCTGCCTGTCATCGTGCTACAAAATCGCTATTCAGCATCAGCATCTGAAGTCTTAGCAAGTGCCTTACAAAACTATGATCGCTCGCTTGTTGTCGGCGAGACTAGCTACGGCAAGGGTTCGGTGCAGTCGGTGATTCCGATTGGTAACAACCAAGCGATCAAGCTAACCACCGCGCATTACCTAACCCCAAAAGGTAAAAAAATCGATCGCGTCGGTGTCGTGCCCGATGTCAGCTTTGAGAACACACCTGATGGTAGTGGTGTGGATTGGCTACAATTGGCACTGAATCTGATGCAGCAAGGGCGCTTGCCTGCAGGAGAAGGACTGAGCTTTAAGCAGTAG
- a CDS encoding response regulator: MIKVLVADDHDLVRMGITHMLGDNPEIDVVGEADNGESAVILAKTLKPDVILLDVNMPNIDGVEATRRIKQSNASVKILAVSSLSAQPYPSMLLKAGVDGYITKGTPLDEMIRAIKKVYSGSRYFSHDVAEQLAETVLGEQAESPFDSLSEREKQVAMMVVNCQSTQEIADQLFVSAKTVNTYRYRIFEKLGVDSDVKLTHLAIRHGLIQAN, from the coding sequence ATGATAAAAGTCTTGGTGGCAGATGATCATGATTTGGTGCGCATGGGCATCACGCATATGTTGGGCGATAATCCTGAGATCGATGTCGTCGGCGAAGCGGATAATGGTGAGAGCGCGGTCATCCTTGCCAAAACACTCAAGCCTGATGTGATTTTGCTTGATGTCAATATGCCCAATATCGATGGTGTCGAAGCCACCCGCCGCATTAAGCAGTCCAATGCCAGTGTGAAAATTTTGGCAGTATCGAGCCTTTCGGCACAGCCCTATCCATCAATGTTACTCAAAGCAGGTGTAGATGGCTATATCACCAAAGGCACGCCGCTGGATGAGATGATCCGCGCGATCAAAAAAGTGTATTCAGGCTCGCGCTATTTCAGTCACGATGTCGCAGAACAGCTTGCTGAGACTGTGCTTGGCGAACAAGCCGAATCGCCGTTTGACAGTTTATCAGAGCGTGAAAAGCAAGTGGCGATGATGGTGGTCAATTGCCAAAGCACCCAAGAGATCGCCGATCAGCTGTTCGTCAGCGCCAAGACGGTCAATACTTATCGTTATCGTATTTTTGAAAAATTGGGCGTCGATAGCGATGTTAAGCTTACACACCTTGCCATTCGCCATGGCTTGATTCAGGCGAATTGA
- a CDS encoding D-alanyl-D-alanine carboxypeptidase family protein: MKNTHFGKRLNKHYAMMLALMASSGAHAFVVDSSQSKTVSTSSTAVVSTQNPYVQIPQTPSYSEAYEPAPSYTTTPAPAPQINQSQTVSVVPAGSAPAAKPVTNYGTSYNSASNYSGYGFSSDQLMLSPRSEAVAVFDLQSNQLLYAKNADEQRSIASISKVMTAMVILDAQLDMREEITIIPSDLVGAKQASTRLKAGDRMTRSEFLLMMLMRSENPAAKALGRTYPGGYDTFIAAMNRKAQEMGMYQTTFSDTSGLDPRNRSSARDLITMMKAVNSDPRYHSIRNFSTAPQYDFYIANYQSGDRTYKGNNTNRLVREGNYPIGVQKTGYIREAGYSVVMETNINNHPTIIVQLGASNSANRWSDSENIMTELAYRR, from the coding sequence ATGAAAAACACCCATTTTGGCAAACGATTGAATAAGCATTATGCGATGATGCTAGCACTGATGGCAAGCTCAGGCGCGCACGCTTTTGTGGTGGATAGTAGCCAATCAAAAACTGTCAGCACATCAAGCACGGCAGTGGTCAGCACACAAAATCCTTATGTGCAAATCCCTCAAACCCCAAGCTATAGCGAAGCCTATGAGCCTGCGCCTAGCTACACCACCACGCCTGCGCCAGCCCCACAGATCAACCAAAGCCAAACTGTCAGCGTCGTACCAGCAGGTAGCGCACCTGCTGCTAAGCCTGTGACCAACTATGGCACAAGCTACAACAGCGCGAGCAACTATTCAGGCTACGGTTTTAGCAGTGATCAGTTGATGCTATCACCACGCTCTGAAGCGGTGGCGGTGTTTGATTTGCAATCAAATCAGTTGCTTTATGCCAAAAATGCCGATGAGCAGCGTTCGATCGCATCGATCAGTAAGGTGATGACCGCCATGGTGATCTTGGATGCGCAGCTGGATATGCGTGAAGAAATTACCATCATTCCATCGGATTTGGTCGGCGCTAAGCAAGCCAGTACACGCCTAAAAGCAGGCGATCGCATGACGCGCTCTGAGTTTTTGCTGATGATGCTGATGCGCTCTGAGAACCCAGCTGCTAAGGCATTGGGCCGTACTTATCCAGGTGGTTATGATACTTTCATCGCAGCGATGAACCGCAAGGCGCAAGAAATGGGCATGTATCAGACGACTTTCAGCGATACTTCAGGTCTGGATCCGCGTAACCGCTCATCGGCGCGCGATTTGATCACCATGATGAAAGCCGTGAACAGCGATCCGCGTTATCACAGCATCCGCAACTTCTCAACTGCACCGCAGTATGACTTTTATATCGCCAACTACCAATCAGGCGACCGCACTTATAAAGGCAATAATACCAACCGTCTGGTGCGCGAAGGCAACTATCCAATCGGCGTACAAAAAACAGGCTACATCCGCGAAGCAGGTTACAGCGTCGTGATGGAAACCAATATCAACAATCACCCAACGATCATCGTGCAGCTAGGTGCGTCAAACAGTGCCAACCGCTGGTCAGATTCTGAAAATATCATGACTGAATTGGCATATCGTCGCTAA
- the uvrB gene encoding excinuclease ABC subunit UvrB, whose translation MRQPTTRADIQTNQLAKQLQDEAQLTGVNASGTQISSRAFDMVTEFEPSGDQPTAIASLVKGVNSGMTGQLLLGVTGSGKTYTMAKVIAECGRPAIIMAHNKTLAAQLYGEFKAFFPHNAVEYFVSYYDYYQPEAYVPASDTFIEKDSAINDHIDQMRLSATRALLERRDAIIIASVSAIYGLGDPESYLKMLLHIVVGDRVDRNAIIKRLVELQYERNELDFGRGTYRIRGETLDIYPAESESLAVRIAMFDDEVEKITWFDPLTGKNIKSVPRITIYPKSHYVTPKDKLMEASETIKAELAERLDYFRANDKLIEAQRIKERTQYDLEMIQQLGYCNGIENYSRHLSGRPAGEAPPTLFDYIPPDALLFIDESHVTVPQIGAMYKGDRSRKETLVQYGFRLPSAMDNRPMKFEEWERIAPSTIYVSATPAQYELEKSEQIVEQVVRPTGLVDPVLEIRPVLTQVDDVLGEINLRKAVDERVLITVLTKRMAEDLTSYLKEYGIKVAYLHSDIDTVERMKIIHELRTGVHDVLVGINLLREGLDMPEVSLVAIFDADKEGFLRSERSLIQTIGRAARHVNGKAILYADSITPSMHRAMEETERRRAKQIAYNTEHGITPKSATRQITDKIDTGDDENTEVVRIVLSEALVGVDESILHSPKLLAKEIARLEKQMQALSRELKFEEAMKVRDTMLALKELIVK comes from the coding sequence ATGCGACAACCAACCACCCGAGCAGACATTCAGACCAATCAGCTTGCCAAACAGCTCCAAGACGAAGCCCAATTGACAGGCGTCAATGCGTCAGGCACACAAATCAGCAGCCGTGCCTTTGATATGGTGACAGAATTTGAGCCATCAGGCGATCAGCCGACTGCCATTGCAAGCCTTGTCAAGGGCGTAAACTCTGGCATGACAGGGCAGCTGCTACTTGGGGTGACAGGCTCTGGCAAGACCTACACGATGGCAAAGGTCATCGCTGAGTGTGGGCGACCTGCGATTATTATGGCGCATAATAAGACCTTGGCAGCTCAGCTGTATGGCGAGTTTAAGGCGTTTTTTCCACACAATGCTGTGGAGTATTTTGTCAGTTATTATGACTATTATCAGCCTGAAGCCTATGTGCCAGCGTCGGATACCTTTATTGAAAAAGACAGTGCCATCAATGATCATATTGATCAGATGCGACTGTCCGCCACACGAGCACTGCTTGAGCGGCGTGATGCGATTATCATTGCATCGGTGTCTGCCATTTATGGTCTGGGTGACCCCGAAAGCTATCTAAAAATGCTGCTCCATATCGTCGTGGGTGATCGCGTGGATCGCAATGCCATCATCAAGCGACTTGTTGAGCTACAATACGAGCGTAATGAGCTGGATTTTGGGCGGGGTACTTATCGCATCCGCGGTGAGACTTTGGACATCTATCCTGCCGAAAGTGAATCGTTGGCGGTGCGTATCGCCATGTTTGATGATGAAGTGGAAAAAATCACTTGGTTTGACCCATTAACAGGCAAAAATATCAAGTCTGTGCCACGCATCACCATTTATCCAAAATCGCACTATGTCACGCCCAAGGATAAATTGATGGAAGCATCCGAGACCATCAAAGCTGAGCTTGCCGAGCGATTGGACTATTTTCGTGCCAATGACAAGCTGATAGAAGCACAGCGTATCAAAGAGCGTACACAGTATGACCTGGAGATGATTCAGCAGCTTGGCTATTGCAATGGCATTGAGAACTATTCTCGCCATCTGTCAGGCCGACCAGCAGGTGAGGCACCGCCGACTTTATTTGACTATATTCCGCCAGATGCACTGCTGTTTATTGACGAAAGCCATGTGACTGTACCGCAGATTGGGGCGATGTACAAGGGCGATAGAAGTCGTAAAGAGACGCTTGTGCAGTATGGTTTTCGCCTGCCCAGTGCGATGGATAACCGCCCGATGAAGTTTGAAGAGTGGGAGCGTATCGCCCCATCGACCATCTATGTGTCCGCCACACCTGCCCAATATGAGCTTGAAAAATCCGAACAAATCGTCGAGCAGGTGGTGCGTCCGACAGGGCTTGTGGACCCTGTGCTAGAGATACGACCTGTATTGACACAGGTGGATGATGTGCTTGGTGAGATTAACCTGCGTAAGGCAGTGGATGAGCGCGTGCTGATTACCGTACTGACCAAACGCATGGCAGAGGATTTGACCAGCTACCTAAAAGAATATGGAATCAAGGTCGCTTATCTGCATTCAGACATCGACACGGTGGAGCGGATGAAAATCATCCATGAGCTACGCACAGGTGTGCATGATGTACTGGTAGGGATTAACCTACTTCGTGAGGGCTTGGATATGCCCGAGGTGAGCCTTGTAGCGATTTTTGATGCGGATAAGGAAGGTTTTTTGCGCTCAGAGCGTTCGCTTATTCAGACCATTGGGCGTGCTGCTCGTCATGTCAATGGTAAAGCCATACTCTATGCTGACAGCATCACCCCAAGTATGCACCGTGCGATGGAAGAGACCGAACGCCGCCGCGCCAAGCAAATCGCCTATAACACCGAGCATGGCATCACCCCAAAATCCGCCACGCGTCAAATCACTGATAAGATTGACACAGGTGATGATGAAAATACCGAAGTGGTACGCATTGTGTTATCCGAAGCATTGGTAGGTGTGGACGAAAGCATTTTGCATTCGCCCAAGCTACTCGCCAAAGAAATCGCCCGCCTAGAAAAACAAATGCAAGCCTTATCTCGAGAGCTAAAATTTGAAGAGGCAATGAAAGTGCGTGATACGATGCTTGCGCTTAAGGAATTGATAGTTAAGTAG
- a CDS encoding uracil-DNA glycosylase family protein: MTIETHPLAPFTPPNSQVLILGSFPPPQTRWKMPFYYPNFNNDFWRIMGLVFFDDKDNFINTADKSFYQDKIEQFLADTGIAISDTAYQIKRLQNNASDKFLEVITPMDIERILAKLPNCTSIITTGEKATQILCDTYAVTVPKVGQSVGLKIGQKPITLYRLPSSSRAYPLSLDKKSEAYHHVFSLLSLI; this comes from the coding sequence ATGACCATCGAAACCCACCCACTGGCTCCATTTACTCCGCCAAATAGCCAAGTGCTGATTTTGGGGAGTTTTCCACCACCGCAAACACGCTGGAAAATGCCATTTTATTATCCCAATTTTAATAATGATTTTTGGCGGATTATGGGCTTGGTGTTTTTTGATGATAAAGATAACTTTATCAATACCGCGGACAAAAGCTTTTATCAAGACAAGATTGAGCAGTTTCTCGCCGATACGGGTATTGCCATCAGCGATACTGCGTATCAAATCAAACGCCTACAAAACAACGCCTCGGATAAATTTCTAGAAGTCATCACGCCGATGGATATTGAGCGGATTTTGGCTAAATTGCCTAATTGCACCAGTATCATCACCACAGGCGAAAAAGCCACGCAAATTTTGTGCGATACTTATGCTGTCACAGTGCCAAAAGTTGGGCAATCAGTGGGTCTAAAAATCGGTCAAAAGCCCATCACTTTATACCGCTTACCGTCATCATCACGGGCTTATCCGTTAAGTTTGGATAAAAAATCAGAAGCCTATCACCATGTATTTTCGTTGTTATCATTGATATAA
- a CDS encoding carboxynorspermidine decarboxylase — protein MTVRFFDRLTDNQKQTLAKLPTPYYLLDERAIIDNLAITEKLCQASGAKALLALKCFATWGVFESMKPYLHGTTSSSLKEVRLGKECFGGETHAYSVAYSEHEIDEVLEYADKIIFNSFNQLARFGKKAAAKHIPVGLRLNPQTSNSSFIIADPARPFSRLGEHDVEAIMAVADSISGVMIHNNCENADFEAFSQSLSDIEGRFGELFYRLDWVSFGGGIHFIDPEYPLDKFANRLKDFATKYGVQIYLEPGEASVHQGAVLVTSVLDTLHNGKPLAVVDASIEAHMLDLLIYRQSSPLAYVNDTAYDIKGGDFDGVTANETAVRIYGKSCLAGDIFGDYTLDEPLQIGDKVAFGNAAAYTMVKKNWFNGVDMPSIVIIRQDGEVVVQRQFDYDDYKNSLS, from the coding sequence ATGACCGTGCGATTTTTTGACCGCTTAACGGACAACCAAAAACAAACCCTTGCCAAACTGCCCACACCGTATTATCTACTCGATGAGCGAGCCATTATTGATAACCTTGCCATCACCGAAAAGTTGTGTCAAGCCAGCGGTGCTAAGGCATTGCTTGCGCTCAAATGCTTTGCCACTTGGGGCGTGTTTGAGTCGATGAAGCCATATCTGCACGGCACAACATCGTCATCTTTAAAAGAAGTTCGCCTTGGCAAAGAATGCTTTGGTGGCGAGACGCATGCTTATAGCGTCGCTTATAGTGAGCATGAGATTGATGAAGTGCTCGAGTATGCCGATAAGATTATTTTTAATTCATTTAATCAATTGGCTCGCTTTGGCAAAAAAGCTGCTGCCAAACACATCCCTGTCGGTCTAAGATTGAATCCGCAAACCAGTAATTCATCATTCATCATCGCCGATCCTGCCAGGCCTTTTAGCCGACTTGGTGAGCATGATGTTGAGGCGATTATGGCAGTGGCGGATAGCATCAGTGGCGTGATGATTCATAATAACTGCGAAAATGCCGATTTTGAGGCGTTTAGCCAAAGTCTGTCAGATATCGAAGGGCGATTTGGCGAGCTTTTTTATCGGCTTGATTGGGTGAGTTTTGGTGGTGGTATTCACTTTATTGATCCTGAATATCCTTTAGATAAATTTGCCAATCGACTTAAAGATTTTGCCACCAAATACGGCGTACAGATCTATCTAGAGCCTGGTGAAGCATCAGTGCACCAAGGGGCAGTGCTGGTAACGAGCGTGCTTGACACTTTGCATAATGGTAAGCCTTTGGCGGTGGTGGATGCATCTATCGAAGCACATATGTTAGATTTGCTAATTTATCGTCAGTCGTCACCGCTTGCTTATGTCAATGATACTGCTTATGATATTAAAGGAGGTGATTTTGATGGCGTGACAGCGAATGAGACGGCGGTGCGTATCTATGGCAAGTCATGCTTGGCAGGGGATATTTTTGGCGATTATACACTGGATGAACCGCTACAAATCGGGGATAAAGTCGCCTTTGGCAATGCCGCTGCTTATACCATGGTGAAGAAAAACTGGTTTAATGGCGTCGATATGCCGTCAATTGTCATTATCCGTCAAGATGGCGAAGTGGTCGTGCAGCGTCAGTTTGATTATGATGATTATAAAAATAGCTTGTCATAA